In a single window of the Caproicibacterium sp. BJN0003 genome:
- a CDS encoding DUF6320 domain-containing protein, with amino-acid sequence MKYCERCNLKVRGNLERCPLCQGLLKGEGSENPFPFVLGTYQKNSLFFRILLLCTITIGIVSVAVNFLLPKSGKWSLFVIAGIGCFWLNLVLVMYKRRNIFKTFVWELFLISALCVLWDFATGWNRWSLNYAVPILCMAVMATLTVTARIFGIAPGSFLIYLCLVLLLNIAMFVSLLMGLVMVALPTVLSVCMNLVLLTALLIFRGREMLAELHRRLHM; translated from the coding sequence ATGAAATACTGTGAACGATGCAATCTAAAAGTGCGTGGAAATCTGGAGAGATGTCCGTTATGTCAAGGCCTTCTGAAAGGGGAAGGCAGCGAAAATCCATTTCCTTTTGTGCTGGGAACTTATCAGAAGAACAGCCTGTTCTTTCGAATCTTGCTTCTGTGCACAATTACAATTGGAATCGTTAGTGTAGCCGTTAATTTTCTGCTTCCGAAATCCGGAAAATGGTCTCTCTTTGTGATTGCTGGAATTGGCTGCTTTTGGCTAAATCTGGTTTTGGTCATGTATAAAAGAAGAAACATTTTTAAGACCTTTGTTTGGGAACTTTTTTTGATTTCTGCTCTGTGTGTACTATGGGATTTTGCAACCGGCTGGAACCGTTGGAGCCTTAATTATGCCGTACCGATTCTTTGTATGGCGGTGATGGCAACTTTAACAGTAACAGCACGTATCTTTGGTATAGCGCCTGGAAGCTTTTTGATTTATCTTTGCCTGGTATTACTTTTAAATATTGCAATGTTTGTTTCTCTTCTGATGGGACTTGTAATGGTAGCGCTTCCGACAGTGCTAAGCGTTTGTATGAATTTGGTTTTATTGACGGCACTTTTGATTTTTCGTGGTCGAGAGATGTTGGCTGAACTTCATAGAAGACTGCATATGTGA
- the mutY gene encoding A/G-specific adenine glycosylase, translating to MNRSEEKRSGMDLEERKSKDAIIESLPQILLPWFGKNARDLPWRHEITPYRVWVSEIMLQQTRVEAVKNYFIRFMKELPTVYDLAKVQEDQLLKLWEGLGYYSRVRNLQKAAIRIVEDYNGELPQQYESLLDLPGIGSYTAGAIASIAFCQPVPAVDGNVLRVLSRICADERDIADLAVKRDWEDTLGKFMPGEKSGIYNQALMELGAIVCVPNGLPKCEICPVKKICGALKQGKTGLLPFKSPKKPRKIEEKTVFLLERDDKIGLLRRPSKGLLAGLWELPNVPGTLTQEEAIEATRAWGVEPLRISLIGSAKHIFTHVEWHMTAYRIIVEQTCGMMVWASPNERSRKFALPSAFQMFLKEKE from the coding sequence ATGAATCGTTCAGAAGAAAAACGATCCGGGATGGATTTAGAAGAAAGAAAATCAAAAGATGCAATTATAGAATCTTTGCCACAGATTTTATTGCCGTGGTTTGGAAAAAATGCCAGAGACCTTCCATGGCGCCATGAAATCACCCCTTATCGCGTTTGGGTCAGTGAAATTATGCTTCAACAGACTCGTGTTGAGGCAGTAAAAAATTATTTTATCCGGTTTATGAAAGAACTTCCTACCGTTTATGATCTTGCCAAAGTACAAGAAGATCAGTTGCTGAAACTTTGGGAAGGGTTGGGATATTATAGTCGTGTTCGTAACCTTCAAAAAGCCGCGATTAGAATTGTGGAAGATTATAACGGAGAATTGCCGCAGCAATATGAAAGCCTTTTAGATCTGCCGGGAATAGGCTCTTATACGGCGGGAGCAATTGCTTCAATTGCATTTTGTCAACCAGTGCCGGCTGTAGATGGCAATGTCCTGCGGGTGCTTTCCCGTATTTGCGCAGATGAGCGGGATATTGCGGATTTAGCAGTAAAAAGAGATTGGGAAGACACATTGGGAAAATTTATGCCGGGAGAAAAAAGCGGTATTTATAATCAGGCGTTGATGGAGCTTGGAGCGATTGTTTGTGTTCCTAATGGGTTGCCTAAATGTGAAATTTGTCCGGTAAAAAAGATTTGTGGGGCACTAAAGCAGGGGAAAACAGGATTGTTACCCTTTAAGTCGCCGAAGAAACCGCGCAAAATCGAAGAAAAGACGGTCTTTTTGCTGGAGCGGGACGATAAAATCGGACTTTTGCGCCGCCCGTCAAAAGGGCTTTTGGCTGGGTTGTGGGAGTTGCCTAATGTTCCGGGAACTCTTACGCAGGAGGAAGCAATCGAGGCCACTCGTGCATGGGGAGTTGAGCCTTTGCGAATTTCTCTGATCGGTTCTGCAAAGCATATTTTTACTCATGTGGAATGGCATATGACTGCCTACCGTATCATTGTGGAACAAACTTGCGGAATGATGGTATGGGCTTCGCCGAATGAACGCAGCCGAAAATTTGCGTTACCAAGTGCTTTCCAAATGTTTCTAAAAGAAAAAGAATAA
- a CDS encoding DUF6282 family protein, with amino-acid sequence MNELIKGIYDLHVHTAPDVVPRKCTDLELAQRMCDCGMKGGAIKCHFGDTSARAALLRQQFPQLQIVGGIVLNRYAGGINPYAVERAAQMGGKFVWFPTLEALSYQKFHHQGEPESDLSGFLSILDEKGNLVPAAIDVLDIAAQYHMVVGTGHIGAPEGMALVREAVPKKVQIVLTHADNPADQYTVEEQREAVRMGAIVEHSYLSTYWHRTPIEEIVRQIYAVGCENVILSTDFGQPKSPYFDEGMEQYARLLLQEGLSQKELFQMMVENPRRLIS; translated from the coding sequence ATGAATGAGCTTATCAAGGGTATCTATGATCTGCACGTTCATACGGCTCCTGATGTGGTGCCGAGAAAATGTACAGATCTGGAATTGGCCCAAAGAATGTGCGATTGCGGAATGAAGGGCGGCGCCATAAAATGCCATTTTGGCGATACATCGGCACGCGCGGCGCTTTTAAGGCAGCAGTTTCCGCAGCTTCAAATTGTTGGGGGAATTGTTCTGAATCGCTATGCGGGAGGGATCAATCCTTATGCGGTGGAACGTGCGGCTCAGATGGGCGGAAAATTTGTATGGTTTCCGACCCTGGAAGCACTTTCCTATCAAAAGTTTCATCATCAGGGCGAGCCTGAATCCGACCTTTCTGGATTTTTATCAATTCTTGATGAAAAAGGAAACCTTGTGCCTGCAGCCATAGATGTTTTAGACATTGCAGCGCAATATCATATGGTTGTAGGGACGGGTCATATTGGGGCTCCGGAAGGGATGGCATTGGTACGGGAAGCCGTCCCCAAAAAAGTACAGATAGTTTTGACCCATGCAGATAATCCTGCCGATCAGTATACTGTGGAAGAGCAGCGCGAAGCGGTACGGATGGGTGCAATAGTGGAACATAGCTATCTTTCAACCTATTGGCATCGAACGCCAATTGAAGAGATTGTACGGCAAATTTATGCGGTTGGCTGCGAAAATGTAATTCTTTCAACGGATTTTGGCCAACCGAAGTCCCCCTATTTTGATGAAGGAATGGAACAGTATGCACGGCTGCTTCTACAGGAAGGACTAAGTCAAAAAGAACTATTTCAAATGATGGTAGAAAATCCTCGGCGACTAATTTCATAA
- a CDS encoding DUF1932 domain-containing protein, producing MKIGFIGYGEAAYNISFGLNKEGLKGIRATDAMMNDSVMGKQVHTRAEAAGVTLVSSNKEIAQWADLIFAAVPSSFTMDVCKDVESVLRPGQLYVDVSASTPSIKQAIWEQVKNTGVLFTDAAMLGSLPKDQHRVPITASGNGAEEFKKLMTPYGMKITLAGEKAGAASAIKLVRSIYMKGIAGLMIEMLQAADAYGVSEEVIASISKSMDGIPFTSHLDRLVTGSALHCTRRAAELKGSIAMLGEANLSSDMTKATKQRLQDLEEYDFAKRYVDKKPSGWKEIIETIRVK from the coding sequence ATGAAGATCGGTTTTATTGGCTATGGAGAGGCCGCCTATAATATCTCTTTTGGATTAAACAAAGAAGGACTAAAAGGGATTAGGGCCACCGATGCTATGATGAATGACAGTGTTATGGGAAAACAGGTGCATACCCGTGCAGAAGCAGCAGGAGTTACTTTAGTGTCTTCCAACAAAGAAATCGCACAGTGGGCAGACCTGATTTTTGCAGCAGTTCCTTCTTCTTTTACGATGGATGTATGTAAAGATGTCGAAAGTGTCCTTCGTCCGGGTCAGCTTTATGTGGATGTGAGTGCTTCAACACCTTCTATAAAGCAGGCAATCTGGGAACAGGTCAAGAATACAGGTGTTCTTTTTACGGATGCCGCAATGTTGGGCTCTTTGCCAAAAGATCAGCATCGGGTTCCGATTACTGCCAGTGGAAATGGAGCAGAAGAATTTAAAAAACTTATGACGCCTTATGGTATGAAGATTACGTTGGCTGGAGAAAAGGCCGGGGCGGCGTCCGCCATTAAACTGGTGCGCAGTATTTACATGAAAGGAATTGCAGGATTAATGATCGAGATGCTTCAGGCAGCTGATGCCTATGGAGTATCCGAAGAAGTAATCGCTTCTATTTCAAAATCCATGGATGGAATTCCATTTACAAGCCATCTTGACCGTCTTGTTACTGGTTCAGCTCTTCACTGCACTCGGCGTGCCGCGGAATTGAAGGGATCTATTGCCATGTTGGGCGAAGCAAATCTCAGCTCTGATATGACAAAAGCCACAAAACAACGTTTGCAGGATCTTGAGGAATATGACTTTGCAAAGCGCTATGTGGACAAGAAACCTTCCGGATGGAAAGAAATTATTGAAACAATCCGTGTGAAATAA
- a CDS encoding threonine/serine exporter family protein, producing MEQIDYNSLILVGSNLGRQLLQNGAEIYRVEESMSRFFKAYHVSQCDLFVLTSCINVTLQDSEGQAVTRILRINDYTTDMDKVEKLNDLCRKTCETTPSLETVQEELKEIEETPAFPYKIQMLGFIGLASASTLFFGGNFVDAIISGVAGICMQWVLFVFEKYRANSFFANLIASAVSALVAVLALQILPQLDLDKIIMGAIMNLVPGIAITSFMRDLLSRDYLSGTLRLVESLLVATAIALGTGAVLAFFRFL from the coding sequence GTGGAACAGATTGATTATAATTCTTTGATCTTGGTTGGCAGCAATTTAGGGCGCCAGCTTCTGCAAAATGGGGCAGAAATTTATCGGGTAGAAGAATCTATGTCTCGGTTTTTTAAGGCTTATCATGTTTCACAGTGCGATTTATTTGTCTTGACGAGTTGTATTAATGTGACTTTGCAGGACTCGGAAGGGCAAGCGGTTACGCGGATTTTAAGAATTAATGATTACACGACGGATATGGATAAAGTTGAGAAACTCAATGATCTGTGCCGTAAGACTTGTGAAACTACACCGTCTTTAGAGACTGTGCAGGAAGAGCTTAAAGAGATTGAAGAAACGCCGGCGTTTCCTTATAAAATTCAGATGCTGGGATTTATTGGGCTTGCTTCCGCCAGTACGCTCTTTTTTGGAGGCAATTTTGTAGATGCCATTATAAGCGGGGTTGCAGGAATTTGCATGCAGTGGGTGCTTTTTGTTTTTGAAAAATATCGTGCAAACTCCTTTTTTGCTAACCTGATTGCCAGTGCGGTAAGTGCCTTGGTAGCGGTTTTGGCGCTGCAGATTTTGCCGCAGCTTGATCTGGATAAGATCATTATGGGAGCTATTATGAATCTGGTTCCGGGGATTGCCATTACCAGTTTTATGCGGGATTTGCTGTCGCGGGATTATCTTTCCGGGACGCTTCGCTTGGTAGAAAGCTTATTGGTCGCTACAGCGATTGCTTTGGGAACCGGTGCAGTGCTTGCTTTTTTCAGATTTCTATAA
- a CDS encoding DEAD/DEAH box helicase: protein MTFTDFSINPVILKNLEQIGYVSPSPIQQKAIPEVLKHRDLFGCAQTGTGKTAAFAVPILHLLEQEKGGSIRCLILTPTRELAIQIFQNLQDYGKGLFLKSAVVFGGVGQAPQVEALKRGVDILVATPGRLNDLFHQGYIDLSHIEIFVLDEADRMLDMGFIYDVKRVIAQLPEHRQNLMFSATLPKEILGLVNEILVDPVKIEVAPPATTVEQVNQSVYYVDKQNKENLLIYLLKNPEIKSALVFSRTKHGADKIVKFLTRAKISAAAIHGNKSQSARQMALSQFKNHRVRVLVATDIAARGIDIDELTHVINYDIPEVPETYVHRIGRTARAGHSGSAISFCDIDEKADFRQILKLIRQQVPEVSNHPWPMQNLTPLTKAELRQRQELHRKAAQEARRRREPGESKKFEKKHSSTTSGKTRMEKSEKGLKSQKGFLKQKKSLEKNPKQAFSKKIDQKKVPQNQNGRQKNREEIHSFEKTETPRNIRFNKNGRAVVKSSGKHSCRPELEKYLPKPLRSRPNDQPLHRHQ from the coding sequence ATGACTTTTACAGATTTTTCAATCAATCCTGTTATTTTAAAAAACTTGGAGCAAATCGGATATGTAAGCCCATCTCCAATACAGCAAAAAGCAATTCCAGAGGTATTAAAGCATCGCGATCTATTTGGCTGTGCACAAACGGGAACCGGAAAAACGGCAGCTTTTGCAGTCCCAATTCTGCATTTACTAGAGCAGGAAAAGGGCGGGAGCATCAGATGCCTGATCTTAACTCCTACACGAGAATTGGCCATTCAGATTTTTCAAAACCTGCAGGATTACGGCAAAGGGCTTTTTCTTAAAAGTGCTGTGGTCTTTGGCGGTGTTGGACAAGCACCGCAAGTGGAAGCTTTAAAAAGAGGCGTAGATATCCTGGTGGCGACGCCCGGACGTCTGAATGATTTATTTCATCAGGGATATATTGATCTTTCTCATATAGAAATTTTTGTTTTGGACGAAGCTGACCGTATGCTGGATATGGGCTTTATTTATGATGTAAAAAGGGTAATTGCACAACTTCCGGAGCATCGGCAGAATCTAATGTTTTCTGCAACGCTTCCAAAGGAAATTTTGGGATTAGTCAATGAAATCCTGGTTGATCCCGTTAAAATTGAGGTGGCTCCTCCTGCAACGACCGTAGAACAAGTAAATCAGAGCGTTTATTATGTGGATAAGCAAAATAAGGAAAATCTACTGATTTATCTTTTGAAAAATCCGGAAATTAAGTCTGCACTTGTGTTTTCACGTACAAAGCATGGTGCGGATAAAATCGTAAAGTTTTTAACAAGGGCAAAAATTTCGGCAGCGGCAATTCACGGAAATAAAAGCCAAAGCGCTCGTCAGATGGCACTGAGTCAGTTTAAAAACCATAGAGTACGGGTATTGGTGGCAACTGATATTGCGGCTCGAGGGATTGATATCGATGAGTTGACTCACGTTATTAATTATGATATTCCAGAGGTCCCGGAGACTTATGTTCATCGGATTGGAAGAACTGCTCGTGCGGGACACAGCGGTTCAGCAATTTCTTTTTGTGATATCGATGAGAAAGCAGATTTTCGGCAGATCCTCAAGTTGATTCGTCAGCAGGTGCCGGAGGTGAGCAATCATCCATGGCCCATGCAGAATTTAACACCGCTTACAAAAGCAGAGTTGCGTCAAAGACAGGAACTGCATAGAAAAGCTGCACAGGAAGCCAGAAGACGCAGAGAACCTGGAGAATCGAAAAAGTTTGAAAAAAAGCATTCTTCTACGACAAGCGGAAAAACTAGAATGGAAAAATCTGAAAAAGGTTTGAAATCGCAAAAAGGTTTTTTAAAACAGAAAAAGAGCTTAGAGAAAAATCCAAAACAAGCTTTTTCCAAAAAAATTGATCAGAAAAAAGTACCGCAGAATCAAAATGGACGGCAGAAAAATCGAGAAGAAATTCATTCATTTGAAAAGACGGAGACTCCCAGAAACATCAGATTTAATAAAAATGGCCGGGCAGTTGTTAAGTCATCCGGAAAACATTCTTGTAGACCTGAGTTGGAAAAATATTTGCCGAAGCCGCTCAGATCCAGACCGAATGATCAGCCTCTGCATCGCCATCAGTAA
- a CDS encoding RraA family protein yields the protein MPVGKRIYLKREMPDPEIMNQFKSVPASNTADVMGRSCAMNPRIKLVSKPKAQMMVGPAYTVKCRAGDNLTLHAALNFCNEGDVLVVSNEEDSTRALMGEVMMAYLKETKKVAGIILDGPIRDIDEIGNWDFPVYCTGTTPGGPYKEGPGEINVPISCGEISVNPGDIILADPDGVIVIPRKDAAVVLKDAQKFQEADEKKLIAAKNGTANRAWVEKSLEEKGFDIIDEIYRP from the coding sequence ATGCCTGTTGGAAAAAGGATTTATCTAAAACGTGAGATGCCCGATCCTGAAATTATGAATCAGTTTAAATCAGTTCCGGCCTCTAATACAGCAGATGTGATGGGACGCAGCTGTGCCATGAATCCACGCATCAAGCTGGTAAGCAAACCGAAAGCACAAATGATGGTGGGACCTGCTTATACGGTTAAATGCCGTGCAGGTGATAACCTTACTCTTCACGCTGCCTTGAATTTCTGTAACGAAGGGGATGTGCTGGTCGTATCAAATGAAGAGGATTCCACCCGTGCATTGATGGGCGAAGTCATGATGGCTTATTTGAAAGAGACTAAAAAGGTTGCCGGAATTATCCTCGATGGCCCTATTCGCGATATTGATGAAATCGGAAATTGGGATTTCCCCGTTTATTGTACCGGTACTACCCCAGGAGGTCCTTATAAAGAGGGACCGGGTGAAATCAATGTTCCTATCTCCTGCGGTGAAATCAGTGTAAACCCTGGAGACATTATTCTTGCTGATCCGGATGGTGTGATCGTCATTCCAAGAAAAGATGCAGCTGTTGTTCTGAAAGATGCACAAAAATTCCAGGAAGCTGACGAAAAGAAACTGATTGCAGCCAAAAATGGTACTGCTAACCGTGCCTGGGTGGAAAAAAGTCTTGAAGAAAAGGGCTTTGATATTATCGATGAGATCTATCGTCCCTGA
- a CDS encoding NYN domain-containing protein encodes MNQENRFAVLIDADNVSEKYIRYILDEVTNSGIATYKRIYGDWTKPSLGSWKSVLLSYSITPIQQYGYTTGKNATDSAMIIDAMDILYSGNIEGFCLVSSDSDFTRLASRLREGGMEVIGMGEKKTPAPFIAACNRFRYLEVLAQEATDDGDDSANTPKIQPVAEVTSKEVIAAAILSMVRDASDEDGRLPISDIGNMLARRYPDFDSRNYGFKKLTQFVRSLNLFDIIFEPAENGRGKVGYVAEKEIHRYRPRIHV; translated from the coding sequence ATGAACCAGGAAAATCGATTTGCAGTATTAATTGATGCTGATAATGTATCTGAAAAATATATTCGTTATATCTTAGACGAAGTGACCAATAGTGGGATTGCTACTTATAAAAGAATTTACGGGGACTGGACGAAACCTTCACTCGGTTCCTGGAAGAGTGTTCTTCTCAGCTATTCCATTACGCCGATTCAGCAGTATGGTTATACAACAGGAAAGAATGCCACGGATTCAGCGATGATCATTGATGCCATGGATATTTTGTATTCCGGTAATATAGAAGGATTTTGTCTTGTCAGCAGTGACAGCGATTTTACTCGTCTTGCTTCTCGTTTGCGGGAAGGCGGGATGGAAGTAATCGGGATGGGAGAAAAGAAAACACCGGCACCCTTTATTGCAGCCTGTAACCGCTTTCGCTATTTGGAGGTTTTGGCGCAGGAAGCAACGGATGACGGAGATGATTCTGCAAATACACCGAAGATACAGCCAGTAGCTGAGGTAACTTCTAAAGAAGTGATTGCGGCGGCAATCCTTTCTATGGTAAGAGATGCATCAGATGAGGATGGACGTTTGCCGATCAGTGATATTGGCAATATGCTCGCCCGTCGTTATCCGGACTTTGATTCCCGCAATTATGGCTTTAAAAAACTGACACAGTTCGTCAGGTCTTTAAACCTTTTTGATATTATTTTTGAACCAGCTGAAAATGGACGCGGAAAAGTGGGATATGTGGCAGAAAAAGAAATTCATCGGTACCGGCCGCGAATTCATGTGTAA
- a CDS encoding alpha/beta hydrolase yields MAIPKLMRAAIRALSKPDYDIKKTYRIVRRLEKVKGIQLVDPVYKPWNYYFTGGKREVPARVFESEKDRLTPNTLLFFHGGGWITGDIESYQETCIELSRMTGFRVISVDYRLAPEYRFPAGLDDCYLAAKEVFHRASFFHAQQDSVVLMGDSAGGNLAAAVSLKARDLGEFQFQKQILLYPSLYNDHHPETSPFDSVRENGTGNLLTAKQVDDYLELYKSSDEDLKDPYFAPLLESNFSNQPDTLILSAELDPLRDEGEAYGAALLKAGNLAEVHRIPEGLHGFFSNAGYLQQKKLSYQYINRFLNEGISHEDKTDTMGKIR; encoded by the coding sequence ATGGCGATTCCAAAATTGATGCGTGCGGCAATTCGTGCGCTGTCAAAGCCTGATTATGATATAAAAAAGACTTATCGAATTGTTCGGCGTCTGGAAAAAGTAAAAGGAATCCAGTTGGTCGATCCCGTTTATAAACCATGGAATTATTATTTTACAGGTGGAAAAAGAGAAGTTCCAGCGCGTGTCTTTGAGTCAGAGAAAGATCGTCTTACTCCGAACACGTTGCTCTTTTTTCATGGGGGCGGCTGGATAACCGGAGATATCGAAAGCTATCAGGAAACTTGTATTGAGCTTTCTAGAATGACCGGATTTCGGGTGATTAGTGTTGATTATCGATTGGCGCCGGAATATCGGTTTCCGGCGGGCTTGGATGATTGCTATCTAGCAGCGAAAGAGGTCTTTCACCGAGCAAGCTTTTTTCATGCACAGCAGGATTCAGTCGTATTAATGGGAGATTCGGCGGGAGGAAATTTAGCAGCTGCAGTTTCCTTAAAGGCAAGGGATTTAGGAGAATTTCAGTTTCAAAAACAAATTTTACTTTATCCAAGTCTTTATAATGATCACCACCCTGAAACCTCTCCTTTTGATTCTGTCAGAGAGAATGGAACCGGAAACCTTTTAACTGCGAAACAAGTGGATGATTATTTGGAACTTTATAAGAGCAGTGATGAAGATTTAAAAGATCCTTATTTTGCTCCGCTTTTGGAATCGAATTTTTCCAATCAGCCGGATACCTTGATCCTATCGGCGGAACTGGATCCGCTTCGGGACGAAGGAGAAGCGTATGGCGCAGCACTTTTAAAAGCCGGAAACCTTGCAGAAGTTCATCGGATTCCGGAAGGACTGCATGGCTTTTTTTCAAACGCAGGATATTTGCAGCAGAAAAAATTATCCTATCAGTACATTAACCGCTTTTTGAATGAAGGAATCAGCCATGAAGATAAAACAGACACAATGGGTAAAATTAGATAA
- a CDS encoding SLC13 family permease, translating into MSQPIIALIILAITIVLFIWEPVPIVVTAIGASLAFAYTGIIKITDVFTGYNSTTIILLAGMMVLGSSLFHTGITDVIGQKMVKITGKNERNIILATLIVSCLISGVCSNIGVMVAMAPLVTAMCISAGVGPSRSLLALLFGAQFGGFLTLVGVGSNASAASVMSQMGYQPFGFFTITPFGIAVCILGTLYFTFIGSKFIPDTGYIPEFADTEKKELNKKKAVIASVTMLCVLVVIAMNPKNVPMHIAAVVGALVVVGTKCMSVKDAIHAIDWNCLVLVGSLTAISTGVQNSGAGDAMAKMILNILGEHPNTFMITTVIFFAAALLTQVMSNIPTILLFLPIGFSIAQSINVSPYAVAMVITLAGAASYATPFAAPQNMMTVGWTRYKFSDFVKIGIPMVLITYLVVVILIPIFMPY; encoded by the coding sequence ATGAGTCAACCGATAATTGCCTTGATTATTTTGGCAATTACGATTGTCCTGTTTATATGGGAACCAGTTCCCATTGTTGTTACTGCTATCGGTGCTTCTCTTGCTTTTGCTTATACTGGAATTATCAAAATTACTGATGTTTTTACCGGTTATAATAGTACCACTATTATTTTGTTAGCTGGTATGATGGTTTTAGGATCTTCACTTTTTCATACCGGCATTACAGATGTAATCGGACAAAAAATGGTTAAGATTACCGGAAAAAACGAGCGAAATATTATTCTTGCAACTTTAATTGTCTCTTGTCTCATTAGTGGTGTCTGCAGCAATATTGGAGTCATGGTCGCTATGGCTCCGCTGGTGACGGCAATGTGTATTTCTGCCGGAGTTGGTCCTTCAAGATCCTTGTTAGCATTGCTTTTTGGTGCACAGTTTGGCGGCTTCCTTACACTCGTGGGTGTAGGATCTAACGCTTCTGCTGCTAGTGTTATGAGTCAAATGGGCTATCAGCCTTTTGGATTTTTTACAATTACACCATTTGGTATTGCAGTTTGCATTCTTGGAACTCTTTACTTTACGTTCATTGGCTCAAAATTCATTCCTGATACCGGCTATATTCCTGAATTTGCCGATACGGAAAAGAAAGAGCTTAATAAAAAGAAAGCAGTTATTGCCAGCGTTACCATGCTGTGCGTGCTGGTCGTGATTGCAATGAATCCTAAAAATGTACCAATGCATATTGCGGCTGTTGTGGGTGCTTTAGTGGTTGTCGGAACCAAATGTATGTCTGTCAAAGATGCTATCCATGCAATCGACTGGAACTGCCTCGTTTTGGTGGGATCCCTTACAGCAATTTCTACCGGTGTACAGAACAGCGGTGCCGGCGATGCTATGGCTAAGATGATTCTGAATATTCTTGGCGAGCATCCAAATACTTTTATGATTACCACCGTTATTTTCTTTGCGGCCGCTCTGCTGACACAGGTTATGTCAAATATTCCTACCATTCTTCTGTTCTTACCGATCGGATTTTCGATTGCACAGTCCATTAACGTAAGTCCTTACGCTGTAGCAATGGTCATTACACTAGCTGGAGCAGCCTCGTATGCGACTCCTTTTGCAGCTCCACAAAATATGATGACAGTTGGATGGACACGCTATAAATTCTCCGATTTTGTTAAGATTGGAATTCCAATGGTATTGATTACTTATCTTGTGGTTGTAATTCTTATCCCGATTTTTATGCCTTATTAG
- a CDS encoding threonine/serine exporter family protein, which yields MMDYLPCLYSFIMCFAYCYRVHLKGKNMFFAALGGTLGWFVFLLFQPIHNDLLQYFFGTVAFSAYAELMARINKCPVTGFLIISMLPMVPGSGIYQTMEYAISGNTNLFLETGMHTLGIAGSLAIGVLLVSSTMRLFVNIRTQRLSKKQTGTGEE from the coding sequence ATGATGGATTATCTCCCTTGTCTTTATAGCTTTATTATGTGCTTTGCTTATTGTTATCGAGTCCATTTAAAAGGGAAGAATATGTTCTTTGCGGCGCTTGGCGGAACACTTGGATGGTTCGTTTTTTTGCTTTTTCAGCCGATTCACAATGATCTTCTACAGTATTTCTTTGGAACAGTTGCATTTTCGGCATATGCTGAACTCATGGCGCGCATAAATAAATGTCCGGTTACCGGATTCTTGATTATTTCTATGCTGCCGATGGTGCCGGGAAGCGGAATCTATCAAACAATGGAGTATGCAATTTCAGGAAATACAAACTTATTCTTAGAGACAGGAATGCACACTTTAGGGATTGCAGGTTCGCTCGCAATTGGGGTGCTTTTAGTTTCTTCCACGATGCGCCTTTTTGTCAATATTCGTACGCAGCGCCTTTCTAAAAAACAGACGGGAACAGGAGAAGAATGA